A single Drosophila miranda strain MSH22 chromosome XR, D.miranda_PacBio2.1, whole genome shotgun sequence DNA region contains:
- the LOC108151070 gene encoding uncharacterized protein LOC108151070, protein MDLWVILHQVCLHVLDVFKIYLKFAFLTLIVYLVAEWYIIRYGAELEAQLDAHLVEGAELPEDTAERAASNSTLGKVFRFVVNFFIL, encoded by the coding sequence ATGGATCTATGGGTAATACTACATCAGGTGTGCCTCCATGTGCTGGACGTCTTCAAGATCTACTTAAAGTTTGCATTCCTCACGCTGATCGTCTATCTGGTGGCCGAGTGGTATATCATACGCTATGGCGCCGAACTGGAGGCCCAACTGGATGCCCATCTGGTGGAGGGCGCCGAGCTGCCGGAGGACACCGCCGAGCGGGCCGCCTCGAACAGCACTCTCGGCAAGGTGTTTCGATTTGTGGTGAACTTTTTCATCCTATAA
- the LOC108151059 gene encoding nucleolar protein dao-5 isoform X2 yields the protein MKSAKRWLFMTATVLLLSLLACSEAALPFKKVSIAKTPAFTSSTTTTSTSTTTEDTPVEEEDTPVPSGEGGSSDVPKAENNTRTSTKNSKLTGIPQIDYIWDPNLPRELNGYNLSTYPFLSTVPPMDEIHFKCEGLHDGFYASIEYKCQIYHHCVYGIRHDFLCANFTAFDQRTFICHFASDVDCEGSQKYWNRNDALYMATTTTSTTTTTIAPPPTQPAAPRRRLQRPQRPLRRPYNRRPIDDYYYDEEDQYEDEYYERPTRRHKTRPRHRKPQVEVDYEDEYEEKRVEAEKPARRNRNRYRDEEDSLDEDYEERPAIRRGKPTPGPAGRKVSPPRKPGRAEERRSFNEDRPLARRRSNERRTTPSSAIDDLDEYEKPYGGTDQEEAAEEQTPQKVKTTPKPLTEYITPKAATASVYARPRAPPKIARPVPITEKKKYSYPVQKNTATAQPPSGNGQEEEDYSQEQAQEDDYEQPPPPPPARNIPRRRTAAPRAEQKPTRTTLRKPVTDKKPLEEDYDEPAEQPEPPRKRKRPLAPRSRAPAADVDFDDEDYEESLAPAPVATAAPARGILRSRSKATTTRKPIAPRPRQPIVEEEDTAEPIISEEEAPASAIAPRTRANSLSGRTAPGKPQRPPSIYAGGLLSRRKPRVHIDTNTLLPEDQPPEELDQAPAQE from the exons ATGAAAAGCGCCAAGCGCTGGCTGTTCATGACAGCAACAG tgctgctgctgagcCTACTGGCCTGCTCAGAGGCTGCCCTGCCCTTCAAAAAGGTCTCCATTGCCAAGACACCCGCCTTCAcgagcagcaccaccaccaccagcaccagtaCAACCACAGAGGACACACCCGTCGAGGAGGAGGACACCCCGGTGCCCAGTGGCGAGGGCGGCAGCAGCGACGTTCCCAAG GCGGAAAATAACACTCGTACGTCGACAAAGAACTCCAAACTGACGGGCATTCCACAAATCGATTACATCTGGGATCCGAATCTTCCCAGGGAATTGAATGG GTACAATCTTTCGACTTATCCCTTCCTTTCGACGGTGCCGCCCATGGATGAGATTCACTTCAAGTGCGAGGGCCTCCACGATGGTTTCTATGCCTCCATTGAGTACAAATGTCAG ATCTACCATCATTGCGTCTATGGGATACGGCACGATTTTCTGTGCGCCAATTTCACGGCGTTCGATCAGCGGACATTCATCTGTCACTTTGCCTCCGATGTAGACTGTGAGGGATCCCAAAAGTACTGGAACAG GAACGATGCACTCTATATGGCTACCACCACCACATCCACGACTACCACAACCATTGCACCGCCACCCACGCAACCGGCAGCACCGCGTCGTCGTCTGCAGAGACCACAGCGACCCCTGAGGCGGCCGTACAACCGGAGACCCATCGATGACTACTACTACGATGAGGAGGATCAGTACGAGGACGAGTACTACGAGCGACCGACGCGCAGGCACAAGACCAGACCGCGTCATCGCAAGCCCCAGGTGGAGGTGGACTACGAGGACGAGTACGAGGAGAAGCGGGTCGAGGCCGAAAAGCCGGCAAGACGCAACCGAAATCGGTACAGGGATGAGGAAGATTCCCTGGACGAGGACTACGAGGAGCGGCCGGCAATCAGAAGAGGAAAACCAACGCCGGGACCAGCTGGAAGGAAGGTGTCGCCGCCTCGCAAGCCCGGTCGAGCGGAGGAGCGACGCAGCTTCAATGAGGACCGGCCCCTGGCCAGGCGTCGCAGCAACGAGAGGCGTACCACGCCGTCATCCGCCATCGACGATCTCGATGAGTACGAGAAGCCCTACGGGGGCACGGACCAGGAGGAGGCTGCCGAGGAGCAGACGCCGCAGAAGGTGAAGACCACACCGAAACCTCTCACGGAATATATCACTCCCAAAGCGGCCACCGCCTCTGTGTATGCCCGTCCCAGGGCTCCGCCGAAGATCGCCCGCCCAGTGCCCATCACCGAGAAAAAGAAGTACTCCTATCCGGTGCAGAAAAACACGGCCACCGCCCAGCCGCCGTCTGGGAAtgggcaggaggaggaggactaCTCCCAGGAGCAGGCGCAGGAGGATGACTACGAGCaaccaccaccgccaccgccggcCAGGAACATTCCCCGACGACGCACTGCAGCGCCCAGGGCCGAGCAAAAGCCCACACGAACCACGCTGCGGAAGCCCGTGACGGACAAGAAGCCGCTCGAGGAGGATTACGATGAGCCGGCCGAGCAGCCGGAGCCACCGCGCAAGCGGAAGCGTCCACTGGCTCCCCGATCCCGCGCCCCAGCAGCCGATGTGGACTTCGATGACGAGGACTACGAGGAGAGCCTAGCGCCTGCGCCAGTGGCAACAGCAGCTCCAGCACGTGGCATCCTGAGGAGTCGCTCCAAGGCAACGACCACAAGAAAGCCAATAGCGCCTCGACCCCGGCAGCCCATCGTCGAGGAGGAGGACACGGCTGAGCCCATCATCAGCGAGGAGGAGGCGCCCGCATCCGCGATTGCGCCCAGAACGAGAGCAAATTCCCTGAGCGGAAGGACGGCACCTGGCAAACCACAGCGCCCCCCATCG ATATACGCCGGCGGGCTATTGTCCCGTCGCAAGCCGCGCGTCCACATCGACACGAATACGCTGCTCCCAGAGGACCAGCCGCCGGAGGAGCTGGACCAGGCGCCGGCCCAGGAGTGA
- the LOC108151057 gene encoding helicase POLQ-like, with product MSDQQKKNNDRIANKRALDITEENHRDAGNSKRFCSESLFWPDSDEESFFSNAKLEDLLSGRNEELFGTQAQTSNKPTELERSESDDGLFADVSFPSTQRPQQEQGHECNAASKENQIDLAIEEDAGSLFKQINLLDLSIAEMEDIFHGAEDFSEPIAQNTQLFLDAVAFKVPNPKTPVKPEKSLPPASDESMSTIEGIVHGTQYATCEELKNQSILDPINWETQAFADFEAKSLSEYDFPSKGDFYGLPDKVKKMILEHKGIKSLYEWQDECLNLPAIRQRKNLIYALPTSGGKTLVAEILMLRELLCQERNVLFILPYVSIVQEKVSAMSPFAIDLDFIVDEYTAGKGKCPPEPRRKRRSLFIASIEKGAVLMDSLIDVQRPHEIGLVVVDELHLIGERGRGATLEAFLTKVMFLNANIQIVGMSATIGNLSEISAFLNADVYTRGFRPVELKEYIKCGSDLLEINSAGHTLEEIFVPNRTLDFNYSEAVKRADPDHLAGLISECAPEHCCLVFCPSRKNCENVALLLSRIVPKQKFFEHRRSEKADLMDALDKICGVLSPVLAKTLPYGIAYHHSGLTTDERRYIETAYRFGVVTVICCTSTLAAGVNLPAKRVIIRAPYVGQEFMTLCKYKQMVGRAGRAGLGEAGESILIAQSKDNLQVGQMLFSPMDKALSSLYQQEAVGLQSLILSVIGLNLAECRRDLNRLVNSTLLAVQANALEVAVDELVLRILREMFKNKVLQLTESPAAKLKMNCTDIITTQDVNQSTRPAGDRRLFIGQSTRFKLTNIGRAAFKAGIDYKRASAIHRELKQAQKQLILNSYSHLLYLVVCFNSNERGDELFPADASILFNVYSALRTESQALFKQLGFTEAHAARLFKTQSVQGPMTQQLNRLYKVLILSDILDLLPLPTVSCKYNVERGTLQHLISQSIAASSALVRLCDEMEEFWCYKPLFERVLHKMDRCGTVELEPLMELPGVKINRAKQLYAAGLRTIEDIAKIRPMTLVQTVEHMPLRVATEIVSAAKIILMKKLDHLEEETENLKVCLRSND from the exons ATGTCTgatcaacaaaaaaagaataaTGATCGAATTGCAAACAAAAGGGCACTTGATATAACTGAAGAAAATCATAGGGATGCTGGCAATAGCAAACGCTTTTGCAGCGAGAGCCTCTTTTGGCCAGACAGTGACGAGGAGAGTTTCTTCTCTAATGCAAAGCTTGAGGATCTTCTTAGCGGCCGAAATGAGGAGCTCTTCGGAACACAGGCGCAGACGAGCAACAAACCAACGGAGTTGGAACGGAGTGAATCGGACGATGGCCTTTTTGCTGATGTATCATTTCCCAGCACCCAGAGACCCCAGCAAGAGCAAGGACACGAATGCAATGCTGCATCTAAAGAAAACCAGATTGATCTGGCGATAGAGGAGGATGCCGGCAGCCTGTTCAAGCAGATCAATCTGCTTGATCTAAGCATTGCTGAAATGGAGGATATATTCCACGGAGCCGAAGACTTCAGTGAACCAATTGCTCAGAATACACAACTTTTCCTCGATGCAGTCGCATTCAAAGTGCCCAACCCCAAGACCCCAGTGAAACCAGAGAAATCGTTGCCTCCGGCCAGCGACGAGTCCATGTCCACCATTGAGGGTATAGTGCATGGCACGCAATACGCGACCTGTGAGGAGCTTAAGAACCAATCAATACTCGACCCAATCAATTGGGAGACTCAAGCCTTTGCCGACTTTGAAGCGAAGAGCCTTTCCGAATACGACTTTCCCAGCAAGGGCGACTTCTATGGACTGCCGGATAAGGTCAAGAAAATGATACTGGAACACAAGGGCATCAAGAGCCTGTATG AATGGCAAGACGAATGCCTAAATTTACCGGCAATACGGCAGCGAAAGAATCTAATCTACGCCCTTCCCACCAGCGGGGGAAAAACCCTAGTCGCGGAGATTCTCATGCTGCGCGAACTGCTGTGTCAGGAGCGCAATGTGTTGTTCATATTGCCATATGTTTCGATTGTCCAGGAGAAGGTCAGCGCCATGTCGCCGTTTGCCATTGACTTGGATTTTATTGTCGATGAATATACGGCTGGCAAGGGAAAATGCCCGCCAGAGCCTCGTCGCAAGAGGCGGAGCTTGTTTATTGCCTCCATCGAAAAAGGAGCCGTGCTGATGGACAGCTTGATAGATGTCCAACGTCCCCATGAAATAGGCCTGGTGGTGGTCGATGAGCTTCATTTGATTGGCGAACGCGGACGTGGTGCCACCCTTGAGGCGTTTCTCACCAAAGTAATGTTTTTGAATG caaatattcaaattgtgGGCATGAGTGCAACGATAGGAAACCTAAGCGAGATTTCGGCCTTTCTCAATGCCGATGTCTATACGCGCGGCTTTCGCCCCGTGGAACTGAAAGAGTACATCAAATGTGGCTCCGATTTGTTGGAGATCAACTCGGCTGGCCATACCCTCGAAGAAATATTTGTCCCCAATCGCACGCTCGACTTTAAT TACAGCGAAGCTGTGAAGCGTGCGGATCCTGATCATTTGGCTGGCCTGATCAGCGAATGTGCCCCAGAGCATTGCTGTCTGGTGTTCTGCCCCAGCCGTAAGAACTGCGAGAATGTGGCCCTACTGCTGAGTCGCATTGTGCCCAAGCAGAAGTTCTTCGAGCATCGCCGCAGCGAGAAGGCTGATCTCATGGATGCCTTGGACAAGATTTGCGGCGTTCTTAGCCCTGTTCTGGCCAAAACTCTGCCCTACGGCATTGCCTATCATCACTCAGGCTTAACCACCGACGAGCGCAGGTATATAGAGACTGCCTATCGCTTTGGCGTCGTCACCGTCATCTGCTGTACCTCCACCCTGGCTGCGGGCGTGAATCTGCCAGCCAAGCGTGTCATCATCCGCGCTCCCTACGTGGGCCAGGAATTCATGACTCTGTGCAAGTACAAGCAAATGGTAGGACGAGCCGGACGTGCTGGCTTGGGCGAGGCGGGCGAGAGTATTCTGATTGCCCAGAGCAAGGACAATCTACAGGTTGGCCAAATGCTCTTCTCACCAATGGACAAGGCGCTCAGTTCGTTGTATCAGCAGGAGGCCGTGGGACTGCAG TCGCTTATTTTGAGCGTGATTGGCCTTAATCTTGCCGAATGCCGTCGCGATTTAAATCGCCTGGTGAACAGCACTCTTCTTGCGGTGCAGGCCAATGCCCTGGAGGTGGCCGTGGACGAGCTGGTTCTCCGCATACTCCGCGAAATGTTCAAGAACAAAGTGCTGCAGCTGACAGAGTCGCCGGCAGCCAAGCTAAAGATGAACTGTACGGATATTATTACCACACAGGATGTGAACCAAAGCACTCGTCCCGCTGGCGATCGCCGCCTATTCATTGGCCAGTCCACGCGCTTTAAGTTGACCAATATTGGACGGGCTGCCTTCAAGGCGGGCATTGACTACAAGCGGGCCAGCGCCATTCACCGCGAACTGAAGCAGGCCCAGAAGCAGCTGATTCTCAACAGCTACTCGCATCTCCTGTATCTGGTGGTGTGCTTTAACTCGAATGAGCGAGGTGATGAGCTGTTCCCTGCCGATGCCAGCATTCTGTTCAACGTCTACTCCGCGCTGCGCACCGAATCGCAGGCGCTGTTCAAGCAGCTCGGCTTCACCGAGGCGCATGCGGCCAGGCTCTTCAAGACGCAGTCGGTGCAGGGTCCCATGACCCAGCAACTGAATCGCCTCTACAAAGTGCTTATCCTGTCGGATATTCTGGATCTCTTGCCGCTGCCGACAGTCTCTTGCAAATACAACGTGGAGCGTGGCACTCTGCAGCACCTCATCAGCCAGTCGATTGCTGCCTCCAGTGCCCTTGTCCGGCTGTGCGACGAAATGGAAGAGTTCTGGTGTTACAAGCCATTGTTCGAACGCGTCCTTCACAAAATGGATCGCTGCGGCACGGTAGAACTAGAGCCACTCATGGAGCTGCCTGGTGTTAAAATT AATCGCGCCAAGCAGCTATATGCAGCGGGCCTTAGAACCATCGAGGATATAGCCAAGATACGACCCATGACTTTAGTGCAAACTGTAGAGCATATGCCTTTGAGAGTGGCTACGGAAATCGTCTCAGCAGCAAAG ATCATTTTGATGAAAAAACTTGATCATTTGGAGGAGGAAACGGAGAATCTAAAAGTCTGCCTGCGCTCAAATGATTAG
- the LOC108151059 gene encoding titin isoform X1, translated as MKSAKRWLFMTATVLLLSLLACSEAALPFKKVSIAKTPAFTSSTTTTSTSTTTEDTPVEEEDTPVPSGEGGSSDVPKAENNTRTSTKNSKLTGIPQIDYIWDPNLPRELNGYNLSTYPFLSTVPPMDEIHFKCEGLHDGFYASIEYKCQIYHHCVYGIRHDFLCANFTAFDQRTFICHFASDVDCEGSQKYWNRNDALYMATTTTSTTTTTIAPPPTQPAAPRRRLQRPQRPLRRPYNRRPIDDYYYDEEDQYEDEYYERPTRRHKTRPRHRKPQVEVDYEDEYEEKRVEAEKPARRNRNRYRDEEDSLDEDYEERPAIRRGKPTPGPAGRKVSPPRKPGRAEERRSFNEDRPLARRRSNERRTTPSSAIDDLDEYEKPYGGTDQEEAAEEQTPQKVKTTPKPLTEYITPKAATASVYARPRAPPKIARPVPITEKKKYSYPVQKNTATAQPPSGNGQEEEDYSQEQAQEDDYEQPPPPPPARNIPRRRTAAPRAEQKPTRTTLRKPVTDKKPLEEDYDEPAEQPEPPRKRKRPLAPRSRAPAADVDFDDEDYEESLAPAPVATAAPARGILRSRSKATTTRKPIAPRPRQPIVEEEDTAEPIISEEEAPASAIAPRTRANSLSGRTAPGKPQRPPSVRVVKRPFLPSRGGSPYLPRGLQPVGVALKPVPPVTTDSTPIDMGSTISGVRLLEHGAPLLRGRPDSSEDEVEEEEEDDDEGAPPSPSPPRTTLPPRSALPATPKQQQQQQPPKLNLDELYENDYDVTLNDALDPTLKPLSPLPQHQIQIQHSHPLPYQPQQQQQPQGRPYASAYAAPTGGSSASSAYNPFAYQQQYQHPNHPQHSQQSSTSASASASASASAQSQTQSQPASYHSDSYFSSTDIRRRAIVPSQAARPHRHEYAAPRGPAAGGAGPGAGPGVSHHHQMGGRIAQHFYDDFAY; from the exons ATGAAAAGCGCCAAGCGCTGGCTGTTCATGACAGCAACAG tgctgctgctgagcCTACTGGCCTGCTCAGAGGCTGCCCTGCCCTTCAAAAAGGTCTCCATTGCCAAGACACCCGCCTTCAcgagcagcaccaccaccaccagcaccagtaCAACCACAGAGGACACACCCGTCGAGGAGGAGGACACCCCGGTGCCCAGTGGCGAGGGCGGCAGCAGCGACGTTCCCAAG GCGGAAAATAACACTCGTACGTCGACAAAGAACTCCAAACTGACGGGCATTCCACAAATCGATTACATCTGGGATCCGAATCTTCCCAGGGAATTGAATGG GTACAATCTTTCGACTTATCCCTTCCTTTCGACGGTGCCGCCCATGGATGAGATTCACTTCAAGTGCGAGGGCCTCCACGATGGTTTCTATGCCTCCATTGAGTACAAATGTCAG ATCTACCATCATTGCGTCTATGGGATACGGCACGATTTTCTGTGCGCCAATTTCACGGCGTTCGATCAGCGGACATTCATCTGTCACTTTGCCTCCGATGTAGACTGTGAGGGATCCCAAAAGTACTGGAACAG GAACGATGCACTCTATATGGCTACCACCACCACATCCACGACTACCACAACCATTGCACCGCCACCCACGCAACCGGCAGCACCGCGTCGTCGTCTGCAGAGACCACAGCGACCCCTGAGGCGGCCGTACAACCGGAGACCCATCGATGACTACTACTACGATGAGGAGGATCAGTACGAGGACGAGTACTACGAGCGACCGACGCGCAGGCACAAGACCAGACCGCGTCATCGCAAGCCCCAGGTGGAGGTGGACTACGAGGACGAGTACGAGGAGAAGCGGGTCGAGGCCGAAAAGCCGGCAAGACGCAACCGAAATCGGTACAGGGATGAGGAAGATTCCCTGGACGAGGACTACGAGGAGCGGCCGGCAATCAGAAGAGGAAAACCAACGCCGGGACCAGCTGGAAGGAAGGTGTCGCCGCCTCGCAAGCCCGGTCGAGCGGAGGAGCGACGCAGCTTCAATGAGGACCGGCCCCTGGCCAGGCGTCGCAGCAACGAGAGGCGTACCACGCCGTCATCCGCCATCGACGATCTCGATGAGTACGAGAAGCCCTACGGGGGCACGGACCAGGAGGAGGCTGCCGAGGAGCAGACGCCGCAGAAGGTGAAGACCACACCGAAACCTCTCACGGAATATATCACTCCCAAAGCGGCCACCGCCTCTGTGTATGCCCGTCCCAGGGCTCCGCCGAAGATCGCCCGCCCAGTGCCCATCACCGAGAAAAAGAAGTACTCCTATCCGGTGCAGAAAAACACGGCCACCGCCCAGCCGCCGTCTGGGAAtgggcaggaggaggaggactaCTCCCAGGAGCAGGCGCAGGAGGATGACTACGAGCaaccaccaccgccaccgccggcCAGGAACATTCCCCGACGACGCACTGCAGCGCCCAGGGCCGAGCAAAAGCCCACACGAACCACGCTGCGGAAGCCCGTGACGGACAAGAAGCCGCTCGAGGAGGATTACGATGAGCCGGCCGAGCAGCCGGAGCCACCGCGCAAGCGGAAGCGTCCACTGGCTCCCCGATCCCGCGCCCCAGCAGCCGATGTGGACTTCGATGACGAGGACTACGAGGAGAGCCTAGCGCCTGCGCCAGTGGCAACAGCAGCTCCAGCACGTGGCATCCTGAGGAGTCGCTCCAAGGCAACGACCACAAGAAAGCCAATAGCGCCTCGACCCCGGCAGCCCATCGTCGAGGAGGAGGACACGGCTGAGCCCATCATCAGCGAGGAGGAGGCGCCCGCATCCGCGATTGCGCCCAGAACGAGAGCAAATTCCCTGAGCGGAAGGACGGCACCTGGCAAACCACAGCGCCCCCCATCGGTACGTGTGGTCAAGCGACCCTTCCTGCCCTCCCGGGGCGGAAGCCCCTATCTGCCGCGCGGCCTTCAGCCGGTGGGCGTGGCCCTGAAGCCAGTGCCGCCAGTGACGACAGACAGCACGCCCATCGACATGGGTTCGACCATCTCGGGGGTGCGTTTGCTGGAGCACGGGGCACCGCTGCTGCGAGGACGGCCCGACAGCAGCGAAGacgaggtggaggaggaggaggaggacgacgatGAGGGGGCGCCTCCGTCTCCGAGTCCGCCACGTACCACGCTGCCGCCTCGCAGCGCCCTGCCGGCCACgcccaagcagcagcagcagcaacagccgccGAAACTGAATCTCGACGAGCTCTACGAGAACGACTACGATGTCACGCTGAACGATGCGCTCGATCCCACGCTTAAGCCGCTCTCGCCATTGCCACAGCatcagattcagattcagcattCGCATCCGCTTCCGTatcagccacagcaacagcaacagccgcaGGGTCGTCCCTATGCCAGTGCCTATGCAGCTCCTACTGGTGGCAGCTCCGCCTCATCCGCCTACAATCCATTCGCCTATCAGCAACAGTATCAGCATCCGAATCATCCGCAGCATTCGCAGCAATCATCAACATCCGCTTCAGCTTCAGCATCAGCATCCGCATCAGCTCAATCCCAAACGCAATCGCAGCCAGCGAGCTACCATAGTGATTCCTATTTCTCATCGACAGATATACGCCGGCGGGCTATTGTCCCGTCGCAAGCCGCGCGTCCACATCGACACGAATACGCTGCTCCCAGAGGACCAGCCGCCGGAGGAGCTGGACCAGGCGCCGGCCCAGGAGTGAGTCATCACCATCAAATGGGCGGACGGATTGCCCAGCATTTTTACGATGACTTTGCCTATTGA